From the Halalkalicoccus sp. CGA53 genome, one window contains:
- a CDS encoding aspartate kinase has translation MRVVAKFGGTSLGSGDRIDRAADSVAAASEEGHEIAVVASAMGSTTDDLLSEITFDAADTDRAEIVSMGERTSVRMLKAALAARGIDAVFVEPGHPDWPVVTDDHGEVDVEETTRRAEALAARLDEVVPVITGFLAETRDGTVTTLGRGGSDTTAVMLGQYMDADQVVIVTDVEGVMTGDPSVVEGARNVGEISVDELRSLSFRGAEVVAPSALGYKDGRMDVRVVHYQHGDLLTGGTSIEGEFRNLIDMREQPLACITVAGRAIRNRFGILAALSTALADSEINIDAVASGMDSVTFYVDEDRAEHAEAVLHDSVVADESLSSVTLEDGIAVVRVTGGELPNQPGVIRGIVDPLADAHITIHDVITSATSVAIFVDWRDREDALSIIQDAF, from the coding sequence ATGCGGGTCGTAGCGAAGTTCGGCGGGACGAGCCTCGGGAGCGGCGATCGGATCGATCGGGCGGCGGATTCGGTCGCCGCCGCCTCCGAGGAGGGTCACGAGATAGCGGTCGTCGCGAGCGCGATGGGCTCGACGACCGACGACCTCCTCTCGGAGATCACGTTCGACGCGGCGGACACCGACCGTGCGGAGATCGTGAGCATGGGCGAGCGGACGTCGGTCCGGATGCTGAAGGCGGCGCTCGCCGCCCGGGGGATCGATGCGGTCTTCGTCGAGCCGGGCCACCCGGACTGGCCGGTGGTCACCGACGACCACGGCGAGGTCGACGTCGAGGAGACCACCCGGCGCGCCGAGGCGCTCGCGGCGCGACTCGACGAGGTCGTCCCGGTGATCACGGGGTTCCTCGCCGAGACGAGAGACGGGACCGTCACGACGCTCGGCCGCGGCGGGAGCGACACCACCGCGGTGATGCTCGGCCAGTACATGGACGCCGATCAGGTCGTGATCGTCACCGACGTCGAGGGCGTGATGACCGGTGATCCCTCGGTGGTCGAGGGTGCCAGGAACGTCGGGGAGATATCGGTCGACGAACTCCGGAGCCTCTCGTTCCGGGGAGCGGAGGTCGTCGCGCCCTCCGCGCTCGGCTACAAGGACGGCCGGATGGACGTCCGCGTCGTCCACTACCAGCACGGCGACCTCCTCACCGGAGGGACGAGCATCGAGGGCGAGTTCCGGAACCTGATCGACATGCGCGAACAGCCTCTCGCCTGTATCACCGTCGCGGGTCGGGCGATCAGGAACCGGTTCGGGATCCTCGCGGCGCTCTCGACCGCGCTCGCCGACAGCGAGATCAACATCGACGCGGTCGCGAGCGGGATGGACTCGGTCACGTTCTACGTCGACGAGGACCGGGCAGAACACGCGGAAGCGGTGCTCCACGACTCGGTGGTCGCCGACGAGTCGCTCTCGAGCGTCACGCTCGAGGACGGGATAGCGGTCGTCCGGGTTACCGGGGGGGAGCTCCCGAACCAGCCGGGCGTCATTCGGGGGATCGTCGACCCGCTTGCCGACGCCCACATCACGATCCACGACGTGATCACGAGCGCGACGAGCGTCGCCATCTTCGTCGACTGGCGCGATCGCGAGGACGCCCTCTCGATCATCCAGGACGCGTTCTGA
- a CDS encoding metallophosphoesterase family protein, with the protein MHVGVISDIHANRIALESVLADMPAVDLFVCAGDVVGYNPWPAECVAEIRSREVPTVLGNHDRAVVEGSGFWGNEMADAGVQYAIERLNEREKEWLAGLPETRAVADGRIGLVHGHPDDPDCYTYPESFSASMLGEEELLVLGHTHVQGHRVYDEGIVCNPGSVGQPRDGDPRAAYAIVDLDTKDVEERRVEYDVDAVVEAIEEARLPKRTGERLYRGK; encoded by the coding sequence ATGCACGTGGGAGTCATCTCCGATATTCACGCGAACCGGATCGCTCTGGAGAGCGTCCTCGCCGACATGCCCGCGGTCGACCTGTTCGTCTGTGCGGGCGACGTCGTCGGCTACAACCCCTGGCCGGCCGAGTGCGTCGCGGAGATCCGATCCCGGGAGGTGCCGACCGTGCTGGGCAACCACGACCGGGCGGTGGTCGAGGGGAGCGGGTTCTGGGGCAACGAGATGGCCGACGCCGGCGTGCAGTACGCGATCGAACGGCTGAACGAACGTGAGAAAGAGTGGCTCGCCGGGCTTCCCGAGACCCGAGCGGTCGCGGACGGACGGATCGGGCTCGTCCACGGCCACCCCGACGACCCGGACTGCTACACCTACCCCGAGTCGTTCTCGGCCTCGATGCTCGGCGAGGAGGAGCTGCTCGTCCTCGGCCACACCCACGTCCAGGGTCATCGGGTCTACGACGAGGGGATCGTCTGCAACCCCGGGAGCGTCGGTCAGCCCCGGGACGGCGATCCGCGGGCGGCGTACGCTATCGTCGACCTCGACACGAAGGATGTCGAGGAACGTCGCGTCGAGTACGACGTCGACGCGGTCGTGGAGGCGATCGAGGAGGCGAGACTTCCGAAACGGACCGGCGAGCGGCTCTACCGGGGGAAGTGA
- a CDS encoding PAS domain-containing protein produces MTGSHPPRVVVVGDADLATALEDSTDAAVEAGDLTTFDAIETDCVVLVHEGPTEEIEALAGRIDDWALLVVTEDPETAIEGGADEVALPGRTAVLAHRVDRLLAHRRLERERDASRSYHERLAEALPVGVIHHGSSGRIRFANRRARELLGRSTEEIAALSYDAAEWGLTDPDGNPHPTEELPFARVDAGESRIEEQELCVERPDGSRVDLSVNAGPMPLSDGSDGVLVTFEDVTQRVRLEGELEALLGRVTDAFFGLDESWRFTYLNERAEELIGFGDRELVGEDVWEMFPDAEGTAFEREYRRAMETGEPASFTEYYPEPLDAWFEVNAYPDETGLSVYFRDVTERRRRVLELERFETVVETLPTGVLVFDREGVVLANARAEEILGRSAEEMTDLSHDATEWEITSFEGEVLPPGRLPVERVFESGEALFDEEHTVRRPNGTTVYLSVNAAPRSDGGTVEEVTVTLEDVTDRVRLESELAEVFSRVSDAVYAVDEEWLFTYCNERAEELFGRSREELLGRSLWENLPENRDSPAEEAFTRAMESQEPASFEWRHGSRDRWFEVSAYPGETGLSVYVADVTERKRFERTLTALYEMTSELLYAETESAVFSLAVEAATDVIGLSELSISQFDAAENVLYPVSGIGDAGRADPRIWRAFLEGDSRVVDDDDGTTLIVPIGRHGVVVAPVSDPVEPSLTLVELLAQTTSAALDRVERESALGERDRALELRTDRLERLNHVVETTRDVGTALLGADTREQIERLVPERLVAAGFPLAWIGRVGSDDALEVERWAGESRAYLDRLEPDGFVGEPSHRAATDREVVAVSNVASGLHTEGWRAAALAEGYQSALSVPLVHDGVSYGVMSVYADHPGAFDGQSETAFADLGEDVAYAIAAVETRRTLLSDRVIELDLRLHGVECPLRDVATAARASVECTGNALGPEGSARLAVTLERSPDREFRSRVEATPGIERVDGREGERSFEVLASGPTLATRLASLGARPRRLVTDPDGEMRVIAELAPGTDVRAFVERLRTVHPDVELHARRETDRVRDTTGRDPFAALTERQREILTTAYREGYFEWPRERSGQELAADLDISQPTFHRHLRVGSRRLLDALVDGETE; encoded by the coding sequence ATGACCGGAAGCCACCCGCCTCGCGTCGTCGTCGTCGGCGACGCCGACCTCGCGACCGCGCTCGAGGACTCGACCGACGCCGCCGTCGAAGCGGGCGATCTTACCACCTTCGATGCCATCGAAACGGACTGCGTCGTCCTCGTTCACGAGGGCCCGACAGAGGAGATCGAAGCCCTTGCCGGACGGATCGACGATTGGGCGCTGCTCGTGGTCACCGAGGACCCGGAGACAGCCATCGAGGGCGGTGCCGACGAGGTCGCACTCCCCGGCCGGACCGCCGTCCTCGCCCACCGAGTCGACCGACTCCTCGCCCACCGGCGGCTCGAACGCGAACGCGACGCGAGCCGGAGCTACCACGAGCGCCTCGCCGAGGCGCTCCCGGTCGGGGTGATCCACCACGGCTCCTCGGGGCGGATCCGGTTCGCGAACCGACGGGCGCGAGAACTGCTCGGCCGGTCGACCGAGGAGATCGCCGCCCTCTCGTACGACGCCGCCGAGTGGGGGCTCACCGATCCCGACGGGAACCCCCACCCGACCGAGGAACTCCCGTTCGCGCGTGTCGACGCGGGCGAGTCGCGGATCGAGGAGCAAGAGCTCTGTGTGGAACGCCCCGACGGGAGCCGGGTCGACCTCTCCGTGAACGCCGGACCCATGCCCCTCTCCGACGGGTCCGACGGCGTCCTCGTGACGTTCGAGGACGTCACCCAGCGGGTGCGACTCGAGGGCGAACTCGAGGCACTCCTCGGGCGGGTCACCGACGCGTTCTTCGGGCTCGACGAGAGTTGGCGGTTCACCTACCTCAACGAGCGGGCCGAGGAGCTGATCGGGTTCGGCGACCGCGAGCTCGTCGGGGAGGACGTCTGGGAGATGTTCCCGGACGCCGAGGGGACAGCGTTCGAGCGGGAGTATCGCCGGGCGATGGAGACCGGGGAGCCGGCGTCGTTCACCGAGTATTACCCCGAGCCGCTCGACGCCTGGTTCGAGGTCAACGCCTACCCCGACGAGACCGGCCTCTCGGTCTACTTCCGCGACGTCACCGAGCGACGCCGACGCGTCCTCGAACTCGAACGCTTCGAGACCGTCGTCGAGACGCTCCCGACGGGCGTCCTGGTCTTCGACCGCGAGGGCGTCGTCCTCGCGAACGCACGGGCCGAGGAGATACTCGGTCGCTCCGCCGAGGAGATGACCGACCTCTCACACGACGCCACGGAGTGGGAGATCACCTCGTTCGAGGGGGAGGTGCTCCCCCCCGGCCGGCTCCCGGTCGAACGGGTGTTCGAGAGCGGGGAGGCGCTGTTCGACGAGGAACACACCGTCAGGAGACCGAACGGAACGACGGTCTACCTCTCGGTCAACGCCGCCCCCCGTTCGGACGGCGGGACGGTCGAGGAGGTGACGGTGACGCTCGAGGACGTGACCGACCGCGTACGCCTCGAGAGCGAACTCGCCGAGGTGTTCTCGCGCGTCTCCGACGCGGTCTACGCGGTCGACGAGGAGTGGCTGTTCACCTACTGCAACGAGCGCGCCGAGGAGCTGTTCGGCCGCTCCCGGGAGGAGCTCCTCGGACGCTCGCTGTGGGAGAACCTTCCTGAGAACCGGGACTCCCCAGCAGAGGAGGCGTTCACCCGGGCGATGGAGAGCCAGGAGCCGGCCAGTTTCGAGTGGCGACACGGCTCGCGAGACCGGTGGTTCGAGGTCAGCGCCTACCCCGGTGAGACCGGCCTCTCGGTCTACGTCGCCGACGTCACGGAGCGAAAGCGCTTCGAGCGGACGCTGACCGCGCTCTACGAGATGACGAGCGAACTGCTCTACGCCGAGACGGAGTCGGCGGTCTTCTCGCTCGCGGTCGAGGCGGCGACCGACGTGATCGGGCTCTCGGAGCTGTCGATATCGCAGTTCGACGCTGCGGAGAACGTCCTCTACCCGGTCTCCGGGATCGGGGACGCCGGTCGGGCGGATCCCCGTATCTGGCGAGCGTTCCTGGAGGGCGACTCGCGCGTCGTCGACGACGATGACGGTACGACGCTGATCGTCCCGATCGGCCGTCACGGCGTCGTCGTCGCACCGGTGAGCGATCCAGTGGAGCCGAGCCTCACGCTCGTCGAACTGCTCGCACAGACCACGAGCGCGGCGCTCGACCGCGTCGAACGCGAGAGCGCGCTCGGAGAGCGCGACCGGGCGCTCGAACTGCGGACCGACCGACTCGAACGCCTCAACCACGTCGTCGAGACGACCCGCGACGTCGGCACCGCGCTACTGGGTGCGGACACCAGGGAGCAGATCGAACGGCTCGTCCCCGAGCGCCTCGTCGCCGCCGGCTTCCCGCTCGCGTGGATCGGTCGGGTCGGGTCGGACGACGCTCTCGAGGTCGAGCGATGGGCGGGCGAGAGCAGGGCGTACCTCGACCGTCTGGAGCCGGACGGCTTCGTCGGCGAACCGTCGCACCGTGCGGCCACCGACCGGGAGGTGGTGGCCGTCTCGAACGTCGCCTCGGGCCTCCACACAGAGGGGTGGCGGGCTGCCGCACTCGCCGAGGGCTATCAGTCCGCCCTCTCGGTCCCGCTCGTACACGACGGGGTCAGCTACGGGGTGATGAGCGTCTACGCCGACCACCCGGGCGCCTTCGACGGGCAGAGCGAGACCGCCTTCGCGGACCTGGGCGAGGACGTCGCATACGCCATCGCCGCTGTCGAGACCAGACGGACGCTGCTCTCGGACCGGGTGATCGAACTCGACCTCCGGCTCCACGGCGTCGAGTGTCCCCTCCGGGACGTCGCCACGGCTGCGAGAGCGTCCGTCGAGTGTACCGGTAACGCTCTCGGTCCCGAGGGCAGCGCCCGGCTCGCGGTCACCCTCGAACGGTCCCCCGACCGGGAGTTCCGGAGCCGAGTAGAGGCGACCCCCGGGATCGAGCGCGTCGACGGGCGGGAGGGAGAACGGTCGTTCGAGGTCCTCGCGAGCGGTCCGACGCTCGCCACGCGCCTCGCTTCACTGGGAGCGCGTCCGAGACGTCTCGTCACCGATCCCGACGGCGAGATGCGGGTGATCGCCGAACTCGCGCCGGGCACCGACGTCCGCGCGTTCGTCGAGCGTCTCCGGACCGTCCACCCGGACGTGGAGCTGCACGCGCGGCGAGAGACCGATCGCGTGAGGGATACGACCGGGCGCGATCCGTTCGCGGCGCTCACCGAGAGGCAGCGAGAGATCCTCACGACGGCGTACCGCGAGGGCTACTTCGAGTGGCCCCGCGAGCGCTCCGGGCAGGAGCTCGCCGCCGACCTCGACATCTCCCAGCCGACGTTCCACCGCCACCTCCGCGTGGGGAGCAGACGGCTGCTCGACGCGCTCGTCGACGGTGAAACCGAGTGA
- a CDS encoding arsenate-mycothiol transferase ArsC, with the protein MNQSTTDRRPKLGFVCVQNAGRSQMSAAFAEREAARRDLDVEIVTGGTLPAQRVHPEVVETMSEVGIDLSEKVPREVSEAELASCDAVATMGCSTLELDADVGVDVRDWELADPDGKSEAEVRAIREEIEVRIEALFDEVEAEVSVGL; encoded by the coding sequence ATGAACCAGTCCACGACCGATCGACGTCCGAAACTGGGCTTCGTCTGCGTACAGAACGCCGGGCGGAGCCAGATGTCCGCCGCGTTCGCCGAGCGCGAGGCCGCTCGGAGGGACCTCGACGTGGAGATCGTCACGGGCGGGACGCTTCCTGCACAGCGCGTCCACCCCGAGGTGGTCGAGACGATGTCGGAGGTCGGGATCGATCTCTCGGAGAAGGTACCTAGGGAGGTCTCAGAGGCGGAACTCGCCTCCTGCGACGCGGTCGCGACGATGGGTTGCTCGACGCTCGAATTGGACGCGGACGTCGGTGTGGATGTCCGGGACTGGGAGCTCGCCGATCCGGACGGGAAGAGCGAGGCGGAGGTCCGGGCGATCAGAGAGGAGATCGAGGTCCGGATCGAGGCGCTGTTCGACGAGGTCGAGGCCGAGGTTTCGGTGGGCCTGTAG
- a CDS encoding DNA-directed DNA polymerase II small subunit — MSDEADRRVLRALVARGINVDREALTLLAEADEFEECVERVTQSLPEGTLVLTGEHVRSVLDVKGRSSGSPHPNGDPSVSTGTPSPKPPEGGGQTPVETEGSRSTSTGSEAGAALEPGAAGGTGSRPESPIEITGDITGRSTGTGEYKQFVSLFRDRYERLSAMLRGRVNHRPMRAVRGMPGGSDVELIGMVNDVRSTANGHWLIELEDTTGRFPCLVMKDRELAEVVDELLCDEVIAVTGTLSDDAGIVFTDEMHFPEVPRTNRPNTADRHVQAALVSDVHVGSQEFVEEAWERFADWLHTQEAEPIEYLLIAGDMVEGVGVYPNQDAELTIIDIYEQYERFAEHLKSVPGDLEVVMIPGNHDAVRLAEPQPGFDDELREIMSAHDARITGNPSVVTIEGVSVLMYHGTSFDEVNAELPETKASYDAIERTMTQLLKKRHVAPQYGGRTRIAPEERDYLVIEEVPDVFHAGHVHKLGVGEYHGVRIVNSACWQAQTDFQRSVNIQPDVAYAVILDLDTLSVTARSFS, encoded by the coding sequence GTGTCAGACGAGGCCGACCGCCGGGTACTCAGGGCACTCGTGGCCCGCGGGATCAACGTCGACCGGGAGGCGCTCACCCTACTCGCGGAGGCCGACGAGTTCGAGGAATGCGTCGAACGCGTCACCCAGAGCCTTCCCGAGGGAACGCTGGTGCTCACCGGCGAGCACGTCCGGTCCGTTCTCGACGTGAAAGGTCGGTCGTCGGGTTCGCCTCATCCGAACGGAGACCCCTCCGTTTCGACTGGAACCCCGAGCCCGAAACCGCCAGAGGGAGGGGGACAAACTCCAGTGGAAACGGAGGGGTCTCGCAGTACGAGCACGGGGTCCGAAGCCGGGGCCGCCTTGGAGCCGGGGGCGGCCGGAGGGACGGGCTCCCGGCCCGAGAGCCCGATCGAGATCACCGGGGACATCACCGGGCGAAGCACCGGGACCGGCGAGTACAAGCAGTTCGTCTCGCTCTTTCGCGACCGCTACGAACGGCTCTCGGCGATGCTGCGCGGGCGGGTGAACCACCGGCCGATGCGCGCGGTACGGGGGATGCCCGGGGGGAGCGACGTCGAACTCATCGGTATGGTCAACGACGTCCGCTCGACCGCGAACGGCCACTGGCTGATCGAACTGGAGGACACGACCGGGCGGTTTCCCTGTCTGGTGATGAAAGACCGTGAGCTCGCCGAGGTCGTGGACGAACTGCTCTGCGACGAGGTGATCGCGGTCACGGGAACGCTCTCGGACGACGCGGGGATCGTCTTCACCGACGAGATGCACTTCCCCGAGGTGCCGAGAACGAACCGGCCGAACACGGCGGATCGACACGTCCAGGCCGCGCTCGTGAGCGACGTCCACGTCGGGAGTCAGGAGTTCGTCGAGGAGGCCTGGGAGCGGTTCGCCGACTGGCTCCACACCCAGGAGGCCGAGCCGATCGAGTACCTCCTGATCGCGGGAGACATGGTCGAGGGCGTGGGGGTCTACCCGAACCAGGACGCAGAACTCACGATTATCGACATCTACGAGCAGTACGAGCGGTTCGCGGAGCACCTGAAGTCGGTCCCGGGCGATCTGGAGGTCGTGATGATCCCCGGCAACCACGACGCCGTCCGTCTCGCCGAGCCACAGCCGGGGTTCGACGACGAACTCAGGGAGATCATGTCGGCTCACGACGCGCGGATCACGGGAAACCCCTCGGTCGTGACGATCGAGGGCGTCTCCGTGCTGATGTACCATGGGACCTCCTTCGACGAGGTGAACGCCGAACTGCCCGAGACGAAGGCGAGCTACGACGCGATCGAGCGGACGATGACACAGTTATTGAAAAAGCGACACGTCGCTCCCCAGTACGGCGGCCGGACCCGGATTGCGCCCGAGGAACGCGACTACCTCGTGATCGAGGAGGTGCCCGACGTCTTCCACGCGGGCCACGTCCACAAACTCGGCGTCGGGGAGTACCACGGGGTTCGGATCGTCAACAGTGCGTGCTGGCAGGCCCAGACCGACTTCCAGCGGAGCGTGAACATCCAGCCCGACGTCGCCTACGCCGTGATCCTCGACCTCGATACGCTCTCGGTCACGGCCCGGTCGTTCTCCTAG
- a CDS encoding S26 family signal peptidase, with the protein MSGPEDGPGRSGPSRPDRSGSSTIGTRDEERPESVREWAHWAWTVDRGAVMVAREIAISASVVLLIGLLLFGISGVWPPMVAIESGSMSPNMHQNDLVFISAPDRFANDASIEGTGIVPADEAERNGYSKFGEAGDVIVFTPNGNDQRTPIIHRAELWVEEGEDWYDRADPDAVGAAGSCDELQNCPAPHDGFITKGDNEATNTQYDQVRGQTDPVKPEWVLGTAELRVPYLGWVRLQLAEIGSPGTATVEIVSEPTTVAGPVEAVAATDSAGSDPVGADRCLLT; encoded by the coding sequence ATGAGTGGCCCCGAGGACGGCCCCGGTCGGAGCGGGCCGTCGCGGCCGGATCGATCCGGCAGCTCGACGATCGGAACACGGGACGAAGAGCGCCCGGAGTCCGTCCGGGAGTGGGCGCACTGGGCGTGGACCGTCGACCGGGGTGCCGTGATGGTCGCACGGGAGATCGCGATCAGCGCGAGCGTCGTCCTCCTTATCGGACTGCTGCTGTTCGGGATCAGCGGCGTCTGGCCGCCGATGGTCGCGATCGAGAGCGGGTCGATGAGCCCGAACATGCACCAGAACGACCTGGTGTTCATCAGCGCGCCCGACCGGTTCGCGAACGACGCCTCGATCGAGGGGACCGGCATCGTCCCCGCCGACGAGGCCGAGCGGAACGGCTACAGCAAGTTCGGCGAGGCGGGCGACGTGATCGTCTTCACCCCGAACGGCAACGACCAGCGCACGCCGATCATCCACCGCGCCGAACTCTGGGTCGAAGAGGGCGAGGACTGGTACGACCGCGCGGATCCCGACGCCGTGGGCGCTGCGGGGAGCTGTGACGAGCTCCAGAACTGTCCCGCCCCGCACGACGGCTTCATAACGAAGGGAGACAACGAAGCGACGAACACACAGTACGACCAGGTAAGGGGACAGACCGATCCGGTGAAGCCCGAGTGGGTGCTCGGCACCGCCGAGCTCAGGGTGCCCTACCTCGGCTGGGTCCGCCTCCAGCTCGCCGAGATCGGTTCGCCGGGAACCGCCACCGTCGAGATCGTCTCGGAGCCGACCACGGTGGCCGGGCCGGTCGAAGCGGTTGCGGCGACCGACTCCGCCGGGTCCGATCCGGTCGGCGCCGATCGCTGTCTCCTCACGTAG
- a CDS encoding DUF7576 family protein: protein MTSDTDQVDVSDSRSDRCTNCGGSIETTDWHPVTTEVDEDGSVELFAFCSWRCRDRFEEG, encoded by the coding sequence ATGACCTCCGACACCGATCAGGTCGACGTCTCCGACTCCCGTTCGGATCGCTGTACGAACTGCGGGGGCTCGATCGAGACGACCGACTGGCACCCGGTCACCACCGAGGTCGACGAGGACGGCTCGGTCGAGCTCTTCGCGTTCTGTAGCTGGCGCTGTCGGGACCGGTTCGAGGAGGGCTAG
- a CDS encoding HalOD1 output domain-containing protein, producing the protein MEPGSVEREVGSEDICAVVVDAVADAKGVHPLDLEPKLYDVIEPDALVDLWSSSDSPPRSMRIGFSMAGCDVVVRGDGRVVVTPGEPTPDPTGASVGE; encoded by the coding sequence ATGGAACCGGGATCTGTCGAACGTGAGGTCGGATCGGAGGACATCTGTGCGGTCGTGGTGGACGCCGTTGCGGACGCGAAGGGAGTCCACCCGCTCGACCTCGAACCGAAGCTCTACGACGTCATCGAGCCCGACGCGCTCGTCGACCTCTGGTCCTCGAGCGACTCGCCACCGCGCTCGATGCGGATCGGTTTCTCCATGGCCGGCTGTGACGTCGTGGTCCGCGGTGACGGCCGGGTCGTCGTCACCCCCGGAGAACCGACACCCGACCCGACCGGCGCGAGCGTCGGGGAGTGA
- a CDS encoding Cdc6/Cdc18 family protein: MTGDNASGTNGRGRRAAADDWSFDVEIDEVLDEEGTSQGLFDDLMSGEPIFENKEVLRPSYTPHELPHRSDQISKMATILVAALRGETPSNILIYGKTGTGKTASAKFVSQELEQTSKKYDVPCEVEYINCEVTDTQYRVLAQLGNKFIEANERGIERGLDRLRTLTDDVREDRDSLAETPFESVSEVDDRIETLETELEEMEAVPMTGWPTDRVYQEFFDAVDHRERVVVIMLDEIDKLVEKSGDDTLYNLSRMNSELENSRVSIIGISNDLKFTDFLDPRVKSSLGEEEIVFPPYDATQLRDILQHRAEIAFEPAALTEDVIPLCAAFAAQEHGDARRALDLLRTAGELAEREGLGEVDEEHVRQAQDKIELDRVVEVVRTLPTQSKLVLFAIILLEKNGIHTINTGEVYNIYKRLCGEIDADPLTQRRVTDLISELDMLGIANASVVSKGRYGRTKEITLSVPIDETEAVLMADSRLGDIDDVQPFVQARFDS; this comes from the coding sequence ATGACGGGCGACAACGCATCAGGGACGAACGGCAGGGGGCGTCGAGCCGCGGCCGACGACTGGTCGTTCGACGTCGAGATCGACGAGGTCCTCGACGAGGAGGGGACCAGCCAGGGACTGTTCGACGACCTGATGAGCGGCGAGCCGATCTTCGAGAACAAGGAGGTGCTCCGACCCTCCTACACCCCCCACGAGCTCCCCCACCGTTCGGACCAGATCAGCAAGATGGCGACGATCCTCGTCGCCGCGCTCCGTGGCGAGACCCCCTCGAACATCCTCATCTACGGGAAGACAGGGACCGGAAAGACCGCGAGCGCGAAGTTCGTCAGCCAGGAGCTAGAACAGACCTCGAAGAAGTACGATGTCCCCTGCGAGGTCGAGTACATCAACTGTGAGGTGACCGATACCCAGTACCGGGTCCTGGCGCAGCTCGGCAACAAGTTCATCGAGGCGAACGAGCGGGGGATCGAACGCGGGCTCGACCGGCTCCGCACGCTCACGGACGACGTCCGGGAGGACCGGGATTCGCTCGCGGAGACGCCGTTCGAGTCGGTCTCGGAGGTCGACGACCGCATCGAGACGCTGGAGACGGAGCTAGAGGAGATGGAGGCCGTTCCGATGACCGGCTGGCCGACGGATCGAGTGTACCAGGAGTTCTTCGACGCGGTCGATCACAGGGAGCGTGTGGTCGTGATCATGCTCGACGAGATCGACAAACTCGTCGAGAAGTCGGGTGACGACACGCTCTACAACCTCTCGCGGATGAACAGCGAACTCGAGAACTCGCGGGTGTCGATCATCGGCATCTCGAACGACCTCAAGTTCACCGACTTCCTCGACCCGCGCGTGAAGTCGAGTCTCGGGGAGGAGGAGATCGTCTTCCCGCCGTACGACGCGACGCAGCTCCGGGACATCCTCCAGCACCGCGCGGAGATCGCGTTCGAACCGGCGGCGCTCACGGAGGACGTCATCCCGCTCTGTGCGGCGTTCGCCGCCCAGGAACACGGCGACGCACGACGTGCGCTCGACTTGCTCCGAACGGCGGGCGAACTCGCCGAACGCGAGGGCCTCGGCGAGGTCGACGAGGAACACGTCCGGCAGGCCCAGGACAAGATCGAACTCGACCGCGTGGTTGAGGTGGTACGGACGCTCCCCACCCAGTCGAAGCTCGTGCTCTTCGCGATCATCCTCCTGGAGAAGAACGGGATCCACACGATCAACACCGGCGAGGTGTACAACATCTACAAACGCCTCTGTGGCGAGATCGACGCCGACCCGCTCACCCAGCGTCGGGTGACGGACCTGATCAGCGAACTCGACATGCTCGGCATCGCGAACGCCTCGGTCGTGAGCAAGGGCCGGTACGGCCGGACGAAGGAGATCACCCTCTCGGTCCCGATCGACGAGACCGAGGCCGTGCTGATGGCCGATTCACGACTGGGTGACATCGACGACGTCCAGCCGTTCGTCCAGGCCCGCTTCGACAGCTGA
- a CDS encoding IMP cyclohydrolase — translation MYVGRFIVVAPDRAGYRVSSRSFPDRRVIDRDGTLTVAPTPGAAETDNPYVSYNCARFVSEGDPEAGPENAEAAVLGNGSQVDPIAEKLSMGYPARDALSTALLALDYEKDDYDTPRIAGVLDSEEGTPVATVGIVRRDALLVEAVEEPTLVATYERDTPEAFSLDATSSEGVASELYDHEFEHAVCAAGVERSESGFVTAIENGE, via the coding sequence ATGTACGTCGGACGGTTCATCGTCGTCGCACCCGACCGCGCGGGCTACCGCGTCTCCTCGCGCTCGTTCCCCGATCGCCGGGTGATAGACAGAGACGGAACCCTCACCGTCGCGCCGACGCCCGGAGCAGCGGAGACCGACAACCCCTACGTCTCGTACAACTGCGCGCGGTTCGTCTCCGAGGGTGATCCCGAGGCAGGACCGGAGAACGCGGAGGCGGCGGTGCTCGGCAACGGTTCGCAGGTCGACCCGATCGCGGAGAAGCTCTCGATGGGCTACCCCGCCCGCGACGCGCTCTCGACGGCGCTGCTCGCGCTCGACTACGAGAAGGACGACTACGACACGCCACGGATCGCGGGGGTGCTGGACTCCGAGGAGGGGACGCCGGTCGCGACGGTCGGGATCGTCCGTCGGGACGCCCTGCTGGTCGAAGCGGTCGAGGAGCCGACGCTCGTCGCGACCTACGAGCGAGACACGCCCGAGGCGTTCTCGCTCGACGCGACGAGTTCCGAAGGGGTCGCGAGCGAGCTCTACGACCACGAGTTCGAGCACGCGGTCTGCGCGGCGGGTGTCGAGCGGTCGGAATCGGGCTTCGTGACGGCGATCGAGAACGGCGAGTAG